Below is a window of Carassius auratus strain Wakin chromosome 50, ASM336829v1, whole genome shotgun sequence DNA.
GCAAGTCTCTGACCAAATGTCTGGGGTCTCATGGGCTTTGATCACTCTTTGACTCTCATCCTCCAGTTCCTTAAATGACCCATCCAACGGGTTTGCAAAATaagtttcaatgtttttaaaaacctGGTGATAAAGTGGTCCCAAATGTGAAGCCATGGGAACACAGCTGAGCCtctgaattagtttattaaaCTCACATTCTCTTGGTTTGCCATTGCTAATATCCGTGCCCTCATGCATCTTAGAGTTTAATTCCTAGCTTAGCATCAGTCGGGATTTTGGCTTACTGGAACAGCCTGATTGATTGAAACTGTTTGGTCAGTAATGCAGTCAGTATGTTGGATGTCTTCCAGGACCTCAGAAGCTGAGAATgcaattgattcatcacaactgaTGGAGTCTTCCAAGGGTAGATTTGTGTTTTCTGTAGATAAATGAGTCTTGGAGTGGATTATGTTGTCTTCTTCATCTTGTGTTAAAGCTTGGCTTAAGATGTCAATGGAATCTCCACTAGACTGAAAATCTATTTCTTCATATTTCAGGGACTTAGCTGGTTACATGTTGGTTGTTGAGTAGTATATTGTAAAAGGGGAATGCATTGTGTCTTCTCCAGCAATGATCCACATTACTGCATGCTGGTCTCTGCCGTAACTTCACTCTCTTTTTTCTTGGTCtcatgtttattttcttcttccaTTTTAGCAAAGTGCTACTTAACCTTTTCCAATCGTGCAGCCTTTCTTCTGTTTCTTTGGCTGTTGTTTCTGCTTATTTCCTCCTGTTTACAAAAAGATAGATGTGAAAATACTGACTGAAACACCATCTTCAATAAAAGATTGACTGAGGACATTGACTTGTGTTTACTTTTAACAATGTAACCTGATCTCAGAGCGACCCTGTACAGCATGACCTATCCAGTGTCTTGTTTGGGACAGTACATACTGTATGTTATGCTTACACTTGTCAAAGCCAAACATGAGTAACCACATGACATTCAGAAAGAGCAGCCAGTGTAATGgcatgtgtaaaataaatatcttctttgtataaaatatcattttatacGAAAATGCACTGTTTCATTAAAACACAGTTAATTGACTCTGGATCAgtcttttataaaatataaaaatgtagaacTCACCACTAATTCCTTGCTTTCCTTTTCAAGATTCTTAGAGGTTTCATTTAGAGATTCAGAGTTTAGATGTATAACTGAGGAaacaaaacatatgttttaatcAGAATTTTATAGTGTTTCCAAATCTAGATGCACATACTTTTTCAGAAGGTAAATTACCCGGAAATTCTTCATTATTTGTGTCTGCAACAGTCAAAGCAGAGACATCTGggctgtaaaattaaaaaaaatatatatctttgtgTTTAAGAATTGGGGAAAAAGCATGTATATTGTTCCTTAATTAATTGAGTTACACTAGTAGTTTTATGCATATTAACTCTGGCATGTCACTTACTTAAATTTAAAAACTGTATCAATTATCACGTTTTTGTAGCATGCATTATGCATAATTTCTGTAAcaattatatgaatattttagaaatatttcatTTGGCATGCATTATTGTCAATGTCCGTGCAACAGATATGTTGGTGACCTCTCACCTGGTTGTTTTCAGAcagcttttttttctgttttcactttcattttgggATTTCTCCTTTGATTTCTCCCAACAAAACAGAGAGTAgttattttcattgttatttgCCCAAAAAGTGCCTAAAGATGTTTCATAACGCAAACAGAAGTCGACCCTAGTGCCCTTTTCTCCAAATGGGGGTACTAGTGTGAGTTTGAAGGAGAAACAATCCGTCCCACCATTGCTTGACCCAGGTACGTACTCTGCCAACAGATCAAAATGACTTTTCCATGAATCTAAAGAGGTACGTACACAGACCGTCTTATCAAAACAAATATTCAGCACGCGAATGGTTCCTCTAAGGGTTGTAGTCCCAGAAAGCAACTCCAAACTCTCCAGTTCTAGCTTCTGCTTGTGAACCCGCAAGGCTAACTCCTCAGCGGTCTGTGGAAGAGTGAAGAGAGGAACCATGTAATACTCCTTATCTTCATTCAAGTCACTCTCTAGAGAGCCTGATTGGTCAGTTACTTCCCAAGTATCAAACTGTTTCACTGAGATGAGACTCAAACCGAAGGCATCAGCAAAGGACACTCTTCTGCTGCTAGAAGGGGGAAACAAGGAGTCATCGGAGGACACTGAACTCCGCCGTCTCGGTATGGGTGAAGATTTAGGCCTGATTCCTTCCAGACCCAGTGACTCCTCGTCCTCATCCCAGGGGCAGGATGCTGGCAAGCTCAGTATGTTGGAGCTGGCCCCATTGGGACTGCACAGTGCTCCCATAGACTCCATCAGGCAGTGTGGCTCAGAGTGAGAGGAACTCAGCAGGTCAGCCAGCAAGTGACATGCTGTGACTTAACTTACGGATTCAAGTTACATTTGACATTGTATGGAAAAGCCAACTCTATATTTAGGGCAGAAACAACTTGTGCTATGCAGTCAGAGCTCAGGGGACCCATGAGAaaatatgaagtgaagtgaaagtcatgacatttgcacACAGTGAGTagggaacaaacacacacacaccatgaacacacccAGAAAAGTGAGCAGCTATTTTCTCCAGTGCCCgaggagcaattgggggttcagaGCCTTGCTCAGGGGCGCTCCagccatgagtattgagggtggaagagatcaatgttcattcactcccccacctacaactcctgctggCACTGAGACTTGAACCTGCGACCTTCAGATTACAAGTCTGACCTCTAACCGCTAGGCCACAGCTGTCTCATGATTTAGATGCATGCTTCAAACAACATTACATTGTCATGTATACACAGTAGTGTTGCTTGGATCCAAGTTATATCCACAAGCGCTGCAGATAAATTGAATGTGCCCCCctccaccccccaccccctccaagcaatggcacaaaaaaaaaagccatttggaATTTGCCCATAAACATTATGAACAGTCAgtcaatgaaaataaatgtacaaattacaagcaatagcacaactgaatatataaaacaaagataCAAATGATGGATAAAACAGAAGGGCTGAATGAGAAcacaaattcactctctgacagcaggtggcgcttatggatcAGTGGTAAAGTAGTGTTTCCTATGTTACTGCTGtgctttaaatgcattatacagaggcaaaattaaaagaaaacgcCATGTAAACTTCTTGAAAACTCTCagatataaattcatataaaCCCTACCCCCAATTCAATATTTAGGATTTTCTTCTAGTATTTTGAGTAATGTGAACAGTGATCTTGATCTGCCTGCTACAGTATTTTCACCTTTGCTCTCTTTTTAGCGTCTCTGGCTTCTGTTAATGGCAGTTTGTCAACTGTGACAAATTCGTCAACTGTCCCGAGCGTCTTTAACGCTGGACATCGGGCAGTCCTTATTGTCTAGCCCTGATTTCTCTCCATCTAcaaaagtattttctcatagaataaaatagagtaatattacacaaaataatgactttCTTATTACCAAACCTACACTTCAGCTTATCAGTAGTAAACTAAAACTCAGTCACCCGTATTTGTAAgagacttacattttttttaacagaaaagggAAGCTTTGGTAACACATGAAAACCACAACTCAAAAGCTACAGCTTTCAGAAAGCATAGGTTCGCGCTGCTTTGAAATACCTTTATTAGACTACTTGGACACATAGGATTCTTGCAACCATTTGAGATCCAACGAGATTCTTGTCACTAGATGAGCAAATATCCCTCTCATTCTTTCCCTTGTTTGCCAAAGCCTTATTCTCTTCTACATTACCTCCATCTAGAGGCACATTGAGGAGTTTTTCCCTATTCCAAAAGTGAAACTCAAAAGATGTTCTTAATAATTTTAACCTTTACCACTTACTGGTCTTTCTAAGATTCAAAGTGAGTTTAGATCATTCAAAGTAAGTTCACCAAGCCCCTTTACAATTCTCTACTGTCAGTTTGCGTCTCCAGTTTTCATGTGTAATGTTAAGTTCAAcgttttaataatgttatatgtgaaacagtgttttatgtttttgaggtAAACAAACGATAGCAGTGTTTTATTAGAGCTCTATGCAAGGGAGTTTATAACATACTTGTAACATACTATGTGAATTTGTTGCATTTTGTTTTACctttatgtatttatctattttgtGGAAGTTATAATGATAATGTATGCTCAATACAACCAGAATGGACACTACTAAAATGATTTACAGAACAACTGCAAGAGTAAAATGTGTTATATTTCACTTTACATTTGTACACGCTGACCGTTAATGGTCAAGCCTGTAATATCATGTGTTGGTATAGAGAGGGATGAATGAAATCCTCGCTGAGATTTCGGTCCACAGCTTTAGATCCATCTGTTTTCTTCTAAGTGATGATGAGTTGCATTGAGACTTCTCCATGATCTTAATACCTAAAAACCGGAAAAAAACAAATCAGGTGTTAAATGTTTCAAACATTACTTATCAATAAATGCAAtcattaaattcaaatatttaaacacatttatgacCTGTAGTAACTGGGTTTGAAGGGCCCGTTTTTACTCAAGCCCATGTATTTGGCTTGTTCATCGGTAAGCTCAGTCAGGCGTGCATCAAAAGTCTGAAGATGCAGGCTTGCAACATACTCATCTGGTATACAAAATAGTGAATCAGTTTGTGATGTCATTTTATCCAAATATGATTTGGTACATTATGAAATATGCATGAACAATACTAAATTCTGGAAGTCCTTTGCATTGTTACCCAGTTTCTTGGGAAGAAGATAGACATCTTTCTTGTAACGGCCCTCAGGAGCATTGAATAGCTCAATCAATGCCAAAGCCTTTCAAAAAGCATACAGACAACTAAACATGTAAACACATTTGAAGAGACAACCTATCCATTCATAAtccgtaaaataatttaaaacccaACTATAGCCCACGGCTGTCATGCTTCCATTAGCACTGTGTCATACTAAATGCAAAGTTGTATTGCTCTGCCCAGTCTTTAATGTTTAGGCTAAGTAAAAGAGGAAGAACTTTGGCCTTTAGGCTACCAACTTAAAACctcatttaaatgaatgtattagCAAACTGCTTCCATACCTGTGTGGTGGCTGTGATGGAAAGCACGTATATGGGTACAGTGGAGGAGCTTAGATTAAGAACACGGCCCTAAATTCAAACAGGGTAAAACAATAACTTTGCCTCTAACGTTAGTAACCAATAATTCATTAGGGTTGTAATAAGGAAATGTAGATTATAGCTTTACATGATTTACAAATGTATGTTCCTAAATCCACTGGTTTGCACTAGTTTGTAACAGCTTTAGCATTTACTGCATTTTGTTATCTTCCTAGTGATTAACAGATAGTGGATAATGAATCAGAAATCTTGGACATTTACAGGAAATAGCTTCCTAACATTATGAAAAATTAggtgaatgtttttttatatagtattCTCTCACCTCTGCAAGGAGTACTATTCTCTTGCCATCAGGCCAAACAATGTGATCTACTTGCGCTCTCACATGTAGCCATACTAACTCTGGGGTTCGCAGACTGTTCTGAAAATTCAGACGAACGACAAGAAATGCGCCCCGATTAAATTGCAAGCATTTAACTGTCATCGCTAATCGTGTGTTATAATCGCATCCTACAGCCACTTACAACATCGATTTCTGTATTGGAGCGTCCCATATTGCAGACAACGCAGCCATTCTTCATTAGGTCCATGTGTTCCCTCACAACAACGTTTTTGTTACCTGTGTAGAAAAGCGGTCAGCTGTCAAACGAACCCTGTAAGGCAATAGTACAATAAAGACTATTTAGGATATTGCGCAACTTGCCTGTGCAGGTGATGACCATGTCCACTTGTCTTACGACATCACCTAGTTTGACCAGTCGAAAGCCATCCATGCTAGTCGAAATGCAATTGGCTGTCAGGGGTGACACTGTGGAAAATATAACTTTATGGAGAGTTTTTCAAATAACTCATATCTTACCATGCTTGTAGAGCACAGATGGGGTCAGTTTCGGTTACATACACCACAGACCCCATCGCTTTCAGAGCTGCAGAACAACCTTTTCCAACCTGTGGGCACCAATattcacacttacacacacaaaatagaCAGCAGGTGATGGACACTGTTCTCTATTAGCATATTGACAATAGAAACCATAATATATTTGAACCAGGAGACGTACCTCTCCGTATCCACATACAGCCACCTGCTTTCCCCCAAACATGATATCAGCTGTCTTTTTAAGACTGAGAGAATAGGAACAAGACAGAAAGTAGGTTTAATCATACAAATACTGTG
It encodes the following:
- the LOC113066931 gene encoding protein phosphatase 1 regulatory subunit 3A, with product MESMGALCSPNGASSNILSLPASCPWDEDEESLGLEGIRPKSSPIPRRRSSVSSDDSLFPPSSSRRVSFADAFGLSLISVKQFDTWEVTDQSGSLESDLNEDKEYYMVPLFTLPQTAEELALRVHKQKLELESLELLSGTTTLRGTIRVLNICFDKTVCVRTSLDSWKSHFDLLAEYVPGSSNGGTDCFSFKLTLVPPFGEKGTRVDFCLRYETSLGTFWANNNENNYSLFCWEKSKEKSQNESENRKKSCLKTTSPDVSALTVADTNNEEFPVIHLNSESLNETSKNLEKESKELVEEISRNNSQRNRRKAARLEKVK